The following proteins are co-located in the Sulfitobacter guttiformis genome:
- a CDS encoding ABC transporter ATP-binding protein → MNIGNWINPFRPAGGPPPQVLGAFMKWCLSGAWPALWLAAAFSALAGALEAGTALVLGWVIDATVSSGPDAFFDGSNTAIILASVGFFLVARPILFGLSAATNAIIVQPNVNPLVLSRLHRWSLGQNVTFFDDDFAGRIAQKQMQAARAVTDVASEMINVVAFALASLVGSVFLLTAINGWVAVGLAVWLVFYFALINWFMPRIRSKSAARAGARSMVSGQVVDTITNIKTVKLFAHDDHEDRAALDAMQSFRQRSLEFGYISAGFRFALMSLAGILPVLLIGATVLLWQRGTASAGDIAAAGAISIRIAQMTGWVSFTLMAIYSNIGEIEDGMRTLTPRTRLEDAPEAKALDARHGEMRIEGLKFAYGRDKGGIGEINLTIGAGEKLGVVGASGAGKSTLVALMLRLYEAEQGRILIDGQDIRHVTQESLRRSIAMVTQETAMFNRSARANIMYGRPDATDAELIEAAKKAEAHDFILDLEDHKGRTGYDAHLGERGVKLSGGQRQRIALARAILKDAPILVLDEATSALDSEVEASIQSALERVMEGKTVMAIAHRLSTLREMDRIVVLDQGRIAESGSHDALLAMGGLYAGYWERQSGGFLDLEAAQ, encoded by the coding sequence GTGAATATAGGTAATTGGATAAACCCGTTTCGCCCGGCAGGGGGGCCACCGCCGCAAGTACTGGGCGCGTTCATGAAGTGGTGCCTCTCAGGAGCATGGCCTGCGCTTTGGTTGGCAGCAGCTTTTTCTGCACTTGCCGGCGCGCTCGAAGCGGGCACGGCGTTGGTCTTGGGGTGGGTGATCGACGCGACTGTGAGTAGCGGGCCTGACGCGTTCTTTGATGGTAGCAATACCGCGATCATTCTTGCTTCCGTCGGCTTTTTCCTTGTTGCGCGGCCTATCCTGTTCGGGCTTTCCGCTGCGACAAACGCGATCATTGTCCAACCCAATGTGAACCCACTGGTCCTGTCGCGGTTACATCGCTGGTCCTTGGGTCAGAACGTTACGTTTTTTGATGACGATTTTGCGGGCCGCATCGCGCAAAAGCAGATGCAGGCGGCTCGTGCGGTAACAGATGTCGCTTCCGAAATGATCAATGTGGTGGCTTTCGCGCTTGCCTCGCTTGTCGGATCGGTTTTCCTTTTGACGGCGATAAACGGGTGGGTAGCTGTCGGTCTGGCTGTTTGGTTGGTGTTCTATTTTGCACTGATCAACTGGTTTATGCCCCGAATACGGTCCAAATCTGCGGCACGGGCCGGCGCGCGCTCTATGGTGTCGGGGCAGGTGGTTGATACAATCACAAACATTAAAACCGTTAAATTATTTGCCCACGATGACCATGAAGACCGCGCAGCGTTGGATGCAATGCAAAGCTTTCGCCAGCGCTCTCTCGAGTTCGGGTACATCTCCGCAGGCTTTCGATTTGCTCTCATGAGCTTGGCGGGTATTCTTCCGGTATTGTTGATAGGGGCAACGGTTTTGCTATGGCAACGGGGTACGGCAAGCGCGGGTGATATCGCGGCTGCGGGTGCAATCTCGATTCGGATTGCACAGATGACAGGATGGGTGAGCTTCACCTTGATGGCTATTTATTCGAATATAGGCGAAATCGAGGACGGCATGCGTACGCTGACGCCGCGCACACGGCTGGAGGATGCGCCGGAGGCAAAAGCGCTCGATGCGCGCCATGGCGAAATGCGAATCGAAGGTCTCAAGTTCGCTTATGGAAGGGACAAAGGCGGTATTGGAGAAATTAACCTGACAATCGGCGCAGGTGAAAAATTGGGAGTTGTGGGCGCGTCGGGCGCTGGCAAATCCACGCTGGTGGCGTTGATGCTGAGGCTCTACGAGGCAGAGCAGGGGCGAATTTTGATCGATGGGCAGGACATTCGCCACGTTACACAAGAAAGCCTGCGGCGATCTATCGCCATGGTCACGCAGGAAACGGCGATGTTCAATCGTTCTGCGCGGGCCAATATCATGTATGGCCGTCCTGATGCGACCGATGCTGAGTTGATCGAAGCGGCGAAAAAAGCCGAGGCACATGATTTTATCCTGGATCTGGAAGATCACAAAGGTCGCACCGGCTATGATGCGCATCTGGGCGAGCGCGGCGTGAAGCTGTCGGGGGGCCAACGCCAACGCATTGCGCTGGCACGCGCAATTCTCAAAGATGCCCCCATTTTGGTGCTGGACGAGGCGACAAGCGCGCTGGACAGCGAGGTTGAAGCATCGATCCAGTCCGCGCTGGAGCGTGTGATGGAGGGCAAAACAGTCATGGCGATTGCCCACCGCCTGTCGACCCTGCGTGAGATGGACCGCATTGTGGTTCTCGATCAAGGCCGCATAGCCGAGTCAGGCAGTCACGATGCGTTGCTGGCAATGGGCGGACTTTATGCGGGCTATTGGGAAAGGCAGTCGGGCGGTTTTCTTGATCTTGAGGCAGCGCAATAG
- a CDS encoding ABC transporter ATP-binding protein — MFRFFETLVDPYCDYPEDDCPPRDLWSFFMGYSQPFKKVFALTAFMSIVVAAIEVGLIYYMGRIVDVLEEGPEQMWAQHGTELIVVALLIVFLRPVLQAIDVALINNAILPNFGTLIRWRAHRQVLRQSVGWFENDFAGRIANRIMQTPPAAGEVVFQAFDAISFSLAYLIGAAILLTSADPRLLVPLIIWFGLYLVLSRWAIRRIGPASKAASDARSAVTGRVVDAYTNIHSVKMFAHHDREEMYAKEAIEDARITFQAEQRIFTTMDFSLVLLNGLLIVGVVGWALALWVNGQASVGTVAAAATLTLRLNSMTAWIMWALSAFFRQLGVVAEGMETIAQPITLVDMVGAKPLALTRGRIEMTALSHHYGRTSGGLNGIDLVIEPGQKVGLIGRSGAGKSTLLKLLLRFYDAEFGRIEIDGQDITHVTQDSLRRQIGMVQQDSALLHRSVIDNIRYGRPEASEEEAIDAARRAEAHEFIGELRDPEGRTGYASRVGERGVKLSGGQRQRVTLARVILKDAPILLLDEATSALDSEVEAAIQETLYGMMEGKTVIAIAHRLSTIAQMDRILVLDEGQVVEDGDHDALLAAGGLYAQFWARQSGGFLKTEDNDA, encoded by the coding sequence ATGTTCCGTTTCTTTGAAACCCTCGTGGACCCCTATTGTGATTATCCCGAGGATGACTGCCCGCCACGCGATTTGTGGTCTTTTTTTATGGGGTACAGCCAACCCTTCAAAAAAGTTTTTGCGTTGACCGCGTTCATGTCCATTGTTGTCGCCGCGATCGAAGTGGGGCTGATCTATTACATGGGCCGGATCGTCGATGTCCTTGAGGAGGGACCGGAACAGATGTGGGCGCAACACGGCACGGAACTGATCGTCGTGGCGTTGCTGATTGTTTTTCTGCGCCCTGTGCTTCAGGCAATTGATGTCGCGTTAATAAATAATGCAATTTTGCCAAATTTTGGCACTTTGATCCGCTGGCGCGCGCACCGTCAGGTTCTGCGGCAGTCCGTGGGGTGGTTTGAGAATGATTTTGCGGGCCGTATCGCCAACCGTATCATGCAAACACCGCCTGCAGCGGGTGAAGTTGTATTTCAGGCGTTTGATGCAATCTCATTTTCCTTGGCCTATTTGATTGGCGCAGCAATTCTGCTCACTTCTGCCGATCCACGTTTGCTGGTTCCGCTGATTATATGGTTCGGCCTCTATTTGGTGTTATCGCGCTGGGCGATCAGGCGGATCGGCCCTGCGTCCAAGGCGGCATCGGATGCCCGCTCTGCTGTCACGGGTCGTGTTGTCGATGCCTATACAAACATCCACTCGGTCAAGATGTTTGCGCATCACGATCGCGAGGAGATGTACGCCAAAGAAGCGATTGAGGACGCACGCATCACTTTCCAGGCCGAGCAGCGAATATTCACTACGATGGATTTTTCGCTGGTTTTGTTGAACGGATTGCTGATCGTGGGCGTGGTCGGATGGGCGCTTGCGCTGTGGGTGAATGGTCAGGCGAGCGTTGGTACCGTTGCTGCTGCTGCCACCCTCACCCTGCGCCTCAATTCCATGACCGCGTGGATTATGTGGGCGCTTTCGGCGTTCTTTCGTCAACTTGGTGTGGTCGCTGAGGGCATGGAGACAATCGCACAGCCGATCACCCTTGTTGATATGGTGGGTGCAAAGCCGCTGGCTCTCACGAGGGGGAGGATCGAAATGACGGCGTTGAGCCATCATTATGGGCGCACTTCGGGTGGACTGAACGGCATTGATCTGGTGATAGAACCGGGACAAAAGGTCGGTCTTATCGGACGATCTGGTGCGGGAAAATCCACCCTGCTCAAGCTGCTTTTGAGGTTTTATGATGCAGAGTTCGGCCGGATCGAAATTGATGGACAGGATATTACCCACGTCACGCAGGACAGCCTGCGGCGGCAGATCGGGATGGTTCAGCAAGACAGCGCACTTCTTCATCGTTCAGTTATCGACAATATTCGTTACGGGCGTCCCGAAGCGTCCGAAGAGGAAGCGATCGACGCAGCACGGCGAGCCGAGGCTCATGAATTCATCGGTGAGCTGCGAGATCCCGAAGGGCGCACGGGTTATGCCTCGCGGGTGGGCGAGCGCGGTGTGAAACTGTCCGGGGGGCAACGCCAACGGGTGACGCTTGCGCGGGTGATCCTCAAGGATGCGCCTATCCTGCTACTCGACGAGGCGACGAGCGCGCTCGACAGTGAGGTAGAGGCCGCAATCCAAGAGACACTATACGGAATGATGGAGGGAAAGACTGTCATCGCTATCGCGCATCGCCTATCTACGATTGCGCAAATGGATCGGATTCTGGTGTTGGATGAAGGGCAGGTTGTCGAAGACGGGGACCATGACGCGCTTTTGGCAGCGGGCGGGCTATATGCACAGTTCTGGGCGCGTCAATCCGGCGGGTTTTTGAAGACGGAAGATAATGACGCGTGA
- a CDS encoding CCA tRNA nucleotidyltransferase: MDRNYTKIVAEDAAWLVAPSARAVFDAIAQGGHQIFYVGGCVRNALLGVGVSDVDMSTSATPAQVIELAEASGLKPIPTGIDHGTITVVSGGTPYEVTTFRRDVVTDGRHAVIAYSTDITEDARRRDFTMNALYAEADGTVIDPLNGLDDLRAGRVRFIEDAETRIREDYLRTLRYFRFHAWYGDTSEGLDPEAIAAIGSNLSGLETLSAERVGAEVKKILSAKDPSTALGAMAQTGVLGTILPGTDIRFILLVIHAGTYIAAPVSWLARLVVLGGEGVPKRLRLSRSEHREYALIHKAAFEGASLLGISFDHGPELATQAYLIRCAIAESMPEARYVDALLHASRQRFPVSAQDLMPTFKGEALGKRISQLKTEWIASNFVLTRAELLALPHP, from the coding sequence ATGGACCGAAATTATACAAAAATAGTCGCTGAAGATGCGGCATGGCTGGTCGCTCCCTCGGCGAGGGCGGTGTTTGATGCAATTGCGCAGGGCGGCCACCAAATTTTCTACGTGGGTGGGTGCGTTCGCAACGCTCTTTTGGGCGTAGGCGTCAGTGACGTGGATATGTCTACATCTGCAACGCCCGCACAAGTGATCGAACTGGCCGAGGCGTCGGGTTTGAAACCTATTCCAACTGGAATTGATCATGGGACGATCACGGTTGTCTCCGGCGGCACTCCCTATGAAGTCACGACATTTCGCCGCGATGTCGTGACAGACGGTCGCCATGCCGTGATCGCATATTCTACCGATATTACCGAAGATGCGCGCCGCCGCGACTTTACAATGAATGCGCTTTATGCCGAAGCGGATGGTACCGTGATTGACCCCCTAAACGGGCTGGATGATCTGCGGGCAGGCCGCGTCCGGTTTATTGAGGATGCAGAAACGCGCATCCGCGAGGACTATTTACGCACGCTGCGCTACTTTCGGTTCCACGCGTGGTACGGAGATACCTCTGAAGGTTTAGATCCTGAGGCTATTGCCGCAATAGGCTCTAATCTGTCCGGTTTAGAGACTCTTTCAGCTGAAAGGGTCGGGGCTGAGGTCAAGAAAATCCTATCTGCAAAGGATCCCTCGACAGCACTTGGTGCAATGGCTCAAACAGGTGTCCTAGGCACTATCCTACCCGGCACCGATATTCGTTTTATCCTGCTCGTGATACATGCTGGAACGTATATTGCTGCGCCAGTAAGCTGGTTGGCGAGGCTGGTCGTGCTCGGTGGTGAGGGTGTGCCTAAGCGTCTGCGATTGAGCAGAAGTGAACATAGGGAATACGCTCTTATCCATAAGGCTGCTTTCGAAGGAGCTTCTTTGTTGGGGATCTCTTTTGACCATGGACCGGAGCTGGCGACCCAAGCTTATTTAATCCGTTGCGCTATCGCAGAGAGCATGCCGGAGGCACGGTACGTCGACGCGCTTTTACATGCCTCCCGTCAGCGATTTCCTGTCTCTGCACAGGATTTGATGCCGACGTTCAAGGGTGAAGCGCTGGGCAAGCGGATCAGCCAGTTGAAAACAGAGTGGATTGCATCAAATTTTGTTCTGACAAGGGCCGAGCTTTTAGCGCTCCCCCACCCATAG
- a CDS encoding CoA pyrophosphatase, translated as MRESLDHFRIALAQTGVGSSDFDLNPDTVLPAGRVLRPAGVLAPIVEGPDGLNLLLTKRSAALKHHPGQIAFPGGKQDEGDVDVIAAALREAHEEIGLPPECVEVLGTLPPHETVTSFHVTPVIGFVKKPFNILPEPGEVDEVFAVPLDHLLNPENYVIQSRRWRGQMRHYFVVPYGPYYIWGATARMLRAWTEIIQK; from the coding sequence ATGCGTGAATCTCTCGATCATTTTCGCATAGCGCTGGCGCAAACGGGGGTCGGGTCATCCGATTTTGACCTGAACCCCGATACAGTTCTGCCTGCGGGTCGCGTGCTGCGTCCTGCCGGCGTTCTTGCACCGATTGTGGAGGGGCCTGATGGATTGAACCTTTTACTGACCAAACGCTCTGCCGCACTTAAACACCACCCCGGCCAGATTGCTTTTCCTGGCGGTAAGCAGGATGAGGGCGACGTTGACGTAATCGCCGCTGCGTTGCGCGAGGCGCATGAGGAAATTGGTCTTCCACCGGAGTGCGTTGAAGTTCTCGGCACTCTTCCGCCGCATGAAACAGTCACCAGCTTTCATGTGACGCCCGTCATCGGTTTTGTTAAAAAGCCGTTTAATATCCTGCCGGAACCTGGTGAGGTTGACGAAGTTTTTGCGGTCCCTCTGGATCATCTTTTGAACCCAGAAAATTACGTCATTCAATCACGACGCTGGCGTGGGCAGATGCGGCATTATTTCGTCGTTCCCTACGGCCCCTATTACATCTGGGGCGCTACTGCGCGTATGTTGCGGGCATGGACCGAAATTATACAAAAATAG
- the hslO gene encoding Hsp33 family molecular chaperone HslO — MTQANNSGWDDTVLPFQLDNSDMRGRIARLDTALAGILEQHDYPPVVEALVAEMALLTALIGQTMKLRWKLQLQVQSDGPVRMIATDYYGPEEDGKPARIRAYASYDAERLTDGAPIDQVGKGYFAVMIDQGKGTTPYQGISPLSSESLSKSAEGYFAQSEQLPTRFELSFGKSITSDAPEHWRAGGVMLQHMPKASPFAAQSEGSGDILQSADLLDDDEKENWTRVNVLLDTVDDLELIGPSLEPSEVLLRLFHQESPRIFDKQRVHFGCTCSEDRVRQSLSIYSAKDISTMTTDEGRVTADCQFCGAHYDIDPATVGFDAEKNA; from the coding sequence ATGACACAGGCCAACAACAGCGGGTGGGACGATACAGTTCTACCTTTCCAGCTCGACAACTCCGACATGCGCGGGCGCATTGCGCGGCTGGACACGGCCTTGGCCGGTATTTTGGAACAGCATGACTATCCACCTGTCGTAGAGGCATTGGTAGCGGAAATGGCACTGCTAACCGCTCTTATCGGGCAAACAATGAAGCTGCGCTGGAAACTCCAGCTTCAGGTACAATCGGATGGCCCCGTGCGGATGATCGCGACGGACTATTATGGCCCTGAAGAGGACGGTAAGCCCGCCCGCATTCGCGCCTACGCCAGCTATGACGCCGAGCGTTTGACTGATGGTGCCCCGATCGATCAAGTCGGGAAGGGTTATTTTGCTGTGATGATTGATCAGGGCAAGGGAACGACACCCTATCAAGGTATTTCGCCCTTGTCGTCCGAGAGCCTTTCAAAATCTGCCGAAGGATATTTTGCACAATCCGAGCAATTGCCGACCCGCTTCGAGTTGAGCTTTGGCAAATCCATAACATCGGATGCGCCCGAGCATTGGCGTGCCGGGGGTGTGATGTTGCAGCATATGCCGAAAGCATCACCTTTTGCCGCGCAGTCGGAGGGATCGGGTGATATTTTACAGTCCGCTGACCTTCTGGATGATGACGAAAAAGAAAACTGGACCCGTGTGAATGTCTTGCTCGACACTGTGGATGATCTGGAACTGATCGGCCCCTCGCTTGAGCCTTCCGAAGTCCTTTTGCGTCTTTTCCATCAGGAAAGCCCGCGTATTTTTGACAAGCAGCGTGTCCATTTCGGGTGCACTTGCTCCGAGGATCGTGTCCGTCAAAGCCTTTCAATCTATTCCGCCAAGGACATATCGACAATGACTACGGACGAGGGGCGCGTGACAGCTGATTGCCAGTTTTGCGGGGCGCACTACGACATTGATCCCGCAACAGTAGGTTTCGACGCTGAAAAAAATGCGTGA
- a CDS encoding NUDIX domain-containing protein has protein sequence MIRRVGEVPQRGQTYKMRAGAYAILPIGRRFLLTASMRDPLDIQLPGGGIDAGESPLRALFREVREETGWSIAQPLRLGAFRRFVFMPEYNLWAEKLCHVYVAHPARQLHMPTEPDHETLILDADDAIAALGNDGDRMFMEAYATGRP, from the coding sequence GTGATCAGACGTGTCGGAGAGGTGCCACAACGCGGCCAGACCTATAAAATGCGTGCTGGAGCCTATGCAATTTTACCCATTGGGCGGCGCTTTTTACTCACTGCCAGCATGCGCGATCCGCTTGATATCCAACTGCCGGGCGGTGGGATTGATGCTGGCGAAAGCCCGTTGCGCGCTCTTTTTCGGGAAGTCCGCGAGGAAACCGGCTGGTCCATTGCGCAGCCGCTTCGCCTTGGCGCGTTCCGACGCTTTGTCTTTATGCCAGAGTACAATCTTTGGGCAGAGAAACTATGCCACGTTTATGTTGCTCATCCAGCGCGACAGCTTCACATGCCAACAGAGCCCGATCACGAAACGCTCATTCTCGATGCAGATGATGCCATTGCTGCATTGGGTAACGATGGTGACAGAATGTTTATGGAAGCTTATGCGACCGGAAGGCCATGA
- a CDS encoding PP2C family protein-serine/threonine phosphatase encodes MQTAPHRYISPSSQPRAGAIRRVLVVDDSKLQRKLLSIALKKWGFEVEEAGSGEEALRLAALNRPDLVLSDWMMPGMSGLELCKHFRALGGEEYSYFILLTSKSDKEEVARGLDNGADDFLSKPVDNNELRARITAGERLIEMQRKMAQANRTLSETLGELQQLYDNIDSDLKEAKKLQQSLVRERFRAMPVGDLSLMLRSSGHVGGDLVGFFEAGPRHIGLYALDVSGHGISSALMTASLAGYLSSAAPDQNVALHKNLEGEFVPRPPDEVVADLNNLVLDEMETEHYFTLLLGFVEMSTGQVVMSQAGHPNPVIQRANGTIEITGTGGFPVGLLSGVDFVQFEVVLCPGDRILILSDGVTECPGPDGAMLDEGGLIALMHDLSQTCGPSFLEALIWRLTEFNGSEDFPDDVSAILFEYHGLPVA; translated from the coding sequence ATGCAGACTGCCCCACATCGATATATCTCGCCGTCTTCACAGCCTCGCGCGGGTGCTATCCGGCGCGTGTTGGTGGTGGACGACAGCAAACTTCAGCGCAAGCTGCTCAGCATTGCACTGAAAAAATGGGGCTTTGAGGTGGAGGAGGCTGGTAGTGGCGAAGAGGCGCTGCGCCTTGCTGCACTGAACCGTCCCGATCTGGTGTTAAGCGACTGGATGATGCCGGGTATGTCGGGGCTTGAACTATGCAAGCACTTCAGGGCGTTGGGCGGGGAAGAATACAGCTATTTCATCCTATTGACGTCAAAAAGTGATAAGGAAGAAGTAGCACGTGGGCTAGACAATGGTGCGGATGATTTCCTGAGTAAGCCGGTCGATAACAATGAATTGCGTGCCCGCATCACAGCCGGGGAGCGCTTGATCGAGATGCAGCGTAAAATGGCGCAGGCAAACCGGACTCTCAGCGAGACATTGGGCGAGTTGCAGCAACTCTATGATAATATCGACAGCGATCTTAAAGAGGCGAAAAAGCTTCAGCAGTCTCTTGTGCGCGAGCGATTTCGGGCAATGCCCGTTGGTGACCTCTCACTTATGTTGCGCTCTTCAGGGCATGTGGGCGGTGATTTGGTCGGGTTCTTCGAAGCGGGGCCGCGTCATATCGGGCTCTATGCGTTGGATGTTTCAGGTCATGGTATCAGTTCTGCGCTGATGACAGCAAGCCTGGCGGGGTATCTGTCCAGTGCCGCGCCCGACCAGAATGTCGCGCTGCATAAGAATTTGGAGGGTGAGTTCGTTCCGCGACCGCCCGATGAGGTGGTTGCGGATCTTAACAACCTTGTTTTGGACGAAATGGAGACGGAGCATTATTTCACGCTCCTTCTGGGTTTTGTAGAGATGTCGACCGGACAAGTGGTAATGTCACAGGCGGGTCATCCGAACCCCGTCATCCAGCGCGCTAACGGCACGATCGAGATAACGGGGACTGGTGGTTTTCCTGTCGGGTTGCTGTCAGGGGTAGATTTTGTGCAGTTCGAGGTTGTCTTGTGCCCGGGTGATCGCATCCTGATATTGTCGGATGGAGTGACGGAATGTCCGGGGCCGGACGGCGCGATGCTGGATGAGGGGGGGCTGATCGCCTTGATGCATGATCTGTCCCAAACCTGCGGCCCTTCTTTTCTCGAGGCGTTGATCTGGCGCCTGACAGAGTTCAACGGGAGTGAGGATTTTCCCGATGATGTATCAGCAATTTTGTTTGAGTATCATGGCCTTCCGGTCGCATAA
- a CDS encoding Hpt domain-containing protein yields MIDWLRVNTLREDVGDEDFDDVVEIFIEEVTGMVTRLRINPQMETLGEDLHALKGSALNLGFATFSAYCQTGESLAAHGRPAEIELGQILSSYDESLAAFLTGLKKPPAA; encoded by the coding sequence ATGATAGATTGGTTGCGGGTCAACACCCTGCGCGAGGATGTTGGAGACGAAGATTTCGATGATGTTGTCGAAATATTTATCGAAGAGGTTACGGGAATGGTCACACGACTTCGCATAAACCCACAGATGGAGACGCTGGGTGAAGATCTGCACGCGCTGAAGGGCAGCGCACTCAATCTCGGGTTCGCAACCTTCTCTGCCTATTGCCAGACCGGTGAATCCCTTGCGGCGCACGGACGCCCTGCAGAAATTGAACTGGGTCAGATTCTGAGTAGTTATGACGAGAGTTTGGCGGCTTTTCTAACCGGCTTGAAAAAGCCGCCAGCAGCTTAA
- a CDS encoding SDR family oxidoreductase codes for MDISDKSIIVTGGASGIGAAIARQAAQAGAKVCIADLNIEQAQSIAHEIGGIAVSCDVTQETQIIAAVAVAEAAHGPIDVFVSNAGLGRGDPSHAASAPDADWMLNWNVHVMAHVWAARAVLPAMIARGSGHFVNVASAAGLLNQIGDSAYSATKHAAVSFAESLLISHGADGIGVSVVCPQYVATPLLGLGDGDAKGNLLTADDVAKAVWKGVAEGAFVILPHPDVAKYSALRGADPARWIKGMQMLRAKAMTEHGGISVGNFYKLV; via the coding sequence ATGGATATTTCGGATAAGTCGATCATCGTAACAGGCGGCGCGAGTGGTATTGGCGCAGCCATTGCGCGGCAGGCGGCACAGGCGGGAGCCAAGGTGTGCATAGCAGACCTGAATATCGAGCAGGCACAGAGTATTGCACACGAGATAGGTGGCATTGCGGTTTCCTGTGATGTCACGCAGGAAACGCAGATTATAGCAGCAGTTGCAGTAGCCGAAGCGGCGCATGGACCAATTGATGTTTTCGTGTCTAACGCGGGTCTTGGGCGGGGTGATCCGTCCCATGCCGCATCTGCGCCCGATGCCGACTGGATGCTAAATTGGAACGTCCATGTCATGGCTCATGTCTGGGCGGCACGCGCAGTTTTGCCTGCTATGATCGCGCGTGGATCGGGGCACTTTGTGAATGTTGCCTCAGCGGCAGGATTGCTGAACCAGATCGGCGATTCCGCCTATTCTGCGACCAAACACGCCGCTGTCAGTTTCGCTGAATCGCTGTTGATCAGTCATGGGGCAGATGGCATCGGCGTCTCAGTTGTCTGCCCGCAATATGTGGCTACACCGCTGCTGGGACTTGGTGATGGTGATGCGAAAGGGAACCTACTGACCGCCGACGATGTTGCAAAAGCGGTTTGGAAAGGCGTCGCAGAAGGCGCGTTTGTCATTCTGCCGCACCCTGACGTTGCGAAATATAGTGCGCTACGCGGTGCTGATCCTGCACGCTGGATAAAAGGGATGCAGATGTTGCGGGCCAAAGCGATGACTGAACATGGCGGCATCAGCGTCGGTAATTTTTACAAACTGGTTTAA
- the ilvA gene encoding threonine ammonia-lyase IlvA, whose product MSEDFQMGAITATRAMRAVFPATPLMKNEHLSERYGAEIYLKREDLSPVRSYKLRGAFNAMRKLIPDHQLFVCASAGNHAQGVAFMCSHFGVRGVIFMPVTTPQQKIQKTKIFGGTNIEVRLVGDYFDQTLTTAQEFCRDEGGYFLSPFDDDNVIEGQASVAVEIEDQLGGVPDHIILPVGGGGLSAGTRAFFGDRCTYTYVEPTGAPSLGRALEEGKPVDVSPINSFVDGAAVAKIGARTFEKLKDAKRSDVVHLTEDRICVSIIEMLNVEGIVLEPAGALSIEALGEVAEQIKGKTVVCVTSGGNFDFERLPEVKERAQRYSGLKKYFILRLPQRPGALKEFLNILGPEDDICRFEYLKKSARNFGSVLIGIETLNADNFTRFVRELDDAGFTYTDITNDETLGQFVL is encoded by the coding sequence ATGAGCGAAGATTTCCAGATGGGCGCGATCACCGCCACGCGGGCCATGCGCGCGGTCTTTCCCGCGACACCGCTTATGAAGAATGAGCATTTGTCGGAGAGATATGGCGCGGAGATCTATCTCAAGCGTGAGGATTTGAGCCCGGTACGTTCCTACAAGCTGCGCGGGGCCTTCAACGCCATGCGAAAGCTGATCCCAGATCACCAGCTGTTTGTGTGTGCGTCTGCCGGCAACCACGCGCAGGGTGTTGCGTTTATGTGTAGTCATTTTGGCGTGCGGGGCGTGATATTCATGCCCGTGACCACGCCCCAACAAAAGATCCAGAAAACTAAAATTTTTGGCGGTACCAACATAGAAGTGCGCCTTGTTGGCGATTATTTTGACCAAACACTCACCACGGCACAAGAATTCTGCCGAGATGAGGGGGGGTATTTCCTGTCACCTTTTGATGATGACAATGTGATTGAGGGTCAGGCCTCTGTCGCAGTCGAAATCGAGGACCAGCTGGGAGGTGTGCCTGATCACATTATCCTTCCGGTCGGTGGAGGCGGCCTATCCGCTGGCACGCGCGCCTTTTTCGGAGATCGCTGCACCTACACCTATGTCGAGCCAACGGGCGCGCCGAGCTTGGGGCGTGCGCTTGAAGAAGGTAAGCCGGTGGATGTTTCGCCGATCAACAGCTTTGTTGATGGAGCGGCAGTGGCCAAGATCGGAGCGCGGACGTTTGAGAAGTTGAAAGATGCCAAACGCAGTGATGTGGTGCATCTTACCGAGGACCGCATCTGTGTAAGCATCATCGAAATGCTCAATGTCGAAGGGATCGTGCTTGAACCTGCAGGAGCGCTGAGTATCGAGGCGCTTGGCGAAGTGGCCGAGCAAATCAAAGGCAAGACTGTGGTTTGTGTAACGTCCGGCGGTAATTTCGACTTTGAGCGGTTGCCTGAAGTGAAAGAGCGGGCGCAGCGGTACTCCGGACTCAAGAAATATTTCATCCTGCGTCTGCCGCAGCGTCCTGGTGCGCTTAAGGAGTTCCTGAATATTCTGGGGCCAGAAGACGATATCTGTAGGTTCGAATACCTGAAGAAATCGGCGCGTAATTTCGGCTCTGTCCTCATTGGCATCGAGACGTTGAATGCGGATAACTTTACGCGCTTCGTGCGGGAGCTTGATGACGCAGGGTTCACCTATACAGATATCACTAATGATGAGACGCTTGGGCAGTTCGTATTGTGA